The nucleotide window CACAGCATGCATTTGAGCACAAGTTCCAGGCCACAACTATGCTCTCCAAAGGTTCTTAAGTAATGAAAATAACAGATGGGTTAAAGCAAAGCAAGGATGATGGATTGAAATGAACTAACCAGCTTGCCCTTTCAAGAAGACGAGGCCGACGACCGGCCTTCTCTTTGTGATCGCAAACTTGAGATTCCCAGAGCCAACAATGCAAGGCCAAGAACAATACCAAAATGGAGAGCAGAGGAAGTTCCAGTCAACATGAAATTGATGAAACCCATACGGTAAGAAAGGTACCTACAGAAGACGATGCAAGTGCAAGAATAACTTTAACCCTTCGAGTCAGCATGAAATTATGTTAACAGCTAATTGACGGTACAACACATCACATGGTCTAGTGAAAACATTATTTTGGTGCATTACATTTTGTCAGCCCTTAAGAGAATGAAATTATCAAATTAATTTGCATTGAAAATTTCACCAATGTAGAACATTGACATAGCAAACAGAATGCCCACACGATAATCCTCACTCTGATGGCCAATACAATCTTCCAGAGCCCTGAACGTTGTTGTGATATCCTTGATCTGAGCCTGGTGAGTTCCGAGCTGCCATAACCAGATATTCCTGTCCCTGCTGACTAACCTTTGTAGCTATCACGCTCAGGTCCTTCTGCGCTTTGTCTGCCTGTATCTTCAGTTTCTCAGAGGCTTCCAGCAGGACCTCCCTCGTCGTCTTGGAGTAGGCATCATACGCCTGCATTGACAGGTCCTGCATCTGCAGGGCGTCAGCCTTCCTGAGCCTTCCAAGCTTCCTGAGCCTCGTCGGGCTTTATCTCCATGTCGCTGTCCACCTCTCAACCCTCCTGGATCCAGCACCAGGATATTTAgataaagagttaaatgcatcagggatccattaacttgtgaggagatTTCAGTTAAGTACATCAACTTTGAAAGtgactttttgggtccataaacttagtATGTGTATCACTTAGGTCCACAGCTGTCCATCTTGGCTTCTTGTGCTGAtatggcatgatgccgtggccatGCGGCGCGAAAACACGCCAGCCGCAGCCGTGGGTGTGCGAGCAGGCACGCCGCCGTCTTCCTCGTCGCGCTGCTCTGCCACCAGCCACGGGCGGTGGCGGAAGGGCAGCAGACCCCGCCGTTCGGGCCGCCGTGGCCGGGAGGAGGACTCACGCCCAGGCGGCCGTCAGGTCGCTGGACGCGTGGCGCAGCCGCGAATGGAGACAAGCGGTAGACCACCATGCCGCCGTCCTCCGAAGACACCTCGCGGACGGCATGCTCTCCGCATCCTCCCACGCCGTCTGCCTCGGCGGTGCCTAGGAGGCGATGGCGCTGCGGGAGCTCAGCGTGTTCGGCGCCGTCACAGTCGCCAAGAAGCGGTCCCCGCCCCTCGCCGTAGCCGGAAGCGACCACCAACTCCCGTTCCCGGACTCCTCCGTCGACTTCAACTTCGCCGGACGCGCCCTAGACTCCTCCAAACGCCAGGGCGACCTCGCCACCGAGGCGGCATGGATTATGAGGCCGGACGGCCACCTCACGTCCGGCGCCAGCGACGCCTACAACCTCCGGTCCCTCCAAGCTCTTTTCCCGTCCCTCGGATTACTCCGATCGCGCGAGACCAACGGGCGGGATGGCTCCACCCTCCGGGAGCTGGTCTTCCAGAAGCATGCAGGCatttcctcctccaccaccaccactagcacgtcctcctcctccctcaACGGCAACAATCCCGCGAGCAACTGCACGTATCGCGACCACCAGCATCGAATCATCGACCTCGCCGAGCCGCTGATCCAAGAAGAGCCGGCGAAGCCATGGATCTCGCTGAAGAGGAACATCAAGAGCATCAAGTACCTGCCTACGCTTGCCGACATCGGCTTCAAGCGCCGGTACGTGTACGTCGACGTGGGCACCCGGAGccacggctccagcatcggcagcTGCTTCCGGAAGCAGTACCCAAAGCAGAACCACACCTTCAAGGTCTTCGCCGTTGAGGCCGACCCTGCGTTCCATGCAGAGTACGCCACCAAGAAAGGCGTCACCTTGCTGCCCTACGCCACCTGGGTCCGGAACGAGACGCTCATGTTCGAGATCAACGGTGGCCCGGCCGGCAAGAAGAAGGGCGCCAACAGTAACGCCAGAAAGCCGAACGGCCGTGGCATGGGCCGCATCAGCACCGCGGCCGGGGCGACCAA belongs to Miscanthus floridulus cultivar M001 chromosome 4, ASM1932011v1, whole genome shotgun sequence and includes:
- the LOC136551586 gene encoding uncharacterized protein; translation: MALRELSVFGAVTVAKKRSPPLAVAGSDHQLPFPDSSVDFNFAGRALDSSKRQGDLATEAAWIMRPDGHLTSGASDAYNLRSLQALFPSLGLLRSRETNGRDGSTLRELVFQKHAGISSSTTTTSTSSSSLNGNNPASNCTYRDHQHRIIDLAEPLIQEEPAKPWISLKRNIKSIKYLPTLADIGFKRRYVYVDVGTRSHGSSIGSCFRKQYPKQNHTFKVFAVEADPAFHAEYATKKGVTLLPYATWVRNETLMFEINGGPAGKKKGANSNARKPNGRGMGRISTAAGATNGVSSGELRRVPEFDLAEWLKRTVSEQDFVVMKMDVEGTEFDLIPRMLDTGAICLVDELFLECHYNRWERCCPGERSPKYQNTYGECLELFTSLRDSGVTLDREEPEGKAQD